The Pedobacter roseus genome contains a region encoding:
- the mfd gene encoding transcription-repair coupling factor: protein MNIRDLINRYKTDDRVTQFTKALNATRNPKIQLKGLVGSADAIVALSSYFLLHKPIMFVLPDREEAAYFQSDLESVLDKQVLLFPSSYRKSFDFTQVDTANVLARAEVLNELNHDSEYGKIVVSYPEAIAEKVIDRSALEKNTLEISLGAKLGIDFINEFLIDYDFDRRDFVYEPGQFSIRGGIVDIFSFSSDLPFRIEFFGDEVESIRSFEIESQLSVTDVKSLTIVPNVQAKFLTESNISILDYIDQDTQLWFKDVEFTLDIVKAGYKKAVELWKALPAADKTQNPEWIDPKFAFSDEKLLGDHLQDFPLVEFGKQFFYKTDNRFEFETKPQPSFNKDFNLLIHNLKENEKAGIINFIFTDSPKQIERLYAILEDIDKTAKFTPINSMLREGFVDPQIQTAFYTDHQIFDRYYKYKLKKGYQKSQAITLKDLRELKSGDYVTHIDHGIGKYAGLEKVEVNGKTQEMIRLIYADNDLLYVNINSLNRIAKYSGKESGVPKMNKLGTDAWDKLKKTTKKKVKDIARDLIKLYALRKTQAGTAFSPDSYLQTELEASFIYEDTPDQLKATQDVKKDMESPHPMDRLVCGDVGFGKTEIAVRAAFKAVAEGKQAAILVPTTILALQHFKTFSSRLKDFPVTVDYINRFKTSKQIKDTLAEAAAGKVDILIGTHRLLSKDVKFKDLGIMIIDEEQKFGVTAKERLKAVRVNVDTLTLTATPIPRTLHFSLMGARDLSIISTPPPNRQPVSTELHVFNDKLIQEAVQFELDRGGQVFFIHNRVNDLMQLGGMIQKLVPKARIGIAHGQLDGDQLEDVMLDFINGEKDVLVATTIIEAGLDIPNANTIIINHAHMFGLSDLHQMRGRVGRSNKKAFCYLLSPPLSTLTSEARKRLSAIEEFSDLGSGFNVAMRDLDIRGSGNLLGAEQSGFIAEIGFEMYHKILDEAIQELKEAEFKGLFENEPARPFVGFTQVDTDLELYIPDAYITNITERYNLYTELSKLDNEGELAIFEKHLADRFGPVPPQVKTMLSVVRLQWLGKKLGFEKISFKKNSLRGYFLSDKQSAYFDSNTFTKILTFAQNHPRMCNLKEIKNTLRIAFDNVKTVEEAIETLELID from the coding sequence TTGAACATTCGAGATTTAATAAACAGATACAAAACCGACGATAGGGTAACCCAATTTACCAAAGCGTTGAATGCAACCAGAAACCCAAAGATACAATTAAAGGGATTGGTGGGCTCAGCCGATGCTATTGTTGCCCTTTCTTCTTATTTTCTATTACACAAACCCATCATGTTCGTTTTGCCGGACAGGGAAGAGGCTGCCTATTTCCAGTCGGACCTGGAAAGTGTGCTCGATAAACAGGTTTTACTGTTCCCTTCTTCTTACCGCAAATCTTTCGATTTTACCCAGGTAGATACAGCCAATGTATTGGCCCGCGCGGAGGTATTGAACGAACTGAACCACGATTCGGAATACGGAAAAATTGTAGTTTCTTACCCTGAAGCCATTGCCGAAAAGGTGATTGACCGCTCAGCGCTGGAAAAAAACACGTTGGAAATCAGTCTTGGAGCTAAGTTGGGTATCGATTTTATCAATGAGTTTTTAATTGATTATGATTTCGACCGTAGGGATTTTGTTTACGAGCCCGGCCAGTTTTCCATCCGCGGTGGTATTGTAGATATATTTTCATTCTCCTCTGACCTGCCTTTCCGTATAGAATTTTTTGGCGATGAGGTAGAAAGCATCAGAAGTTTTGAGATCGAAAGTCAGCTTTCGGTGACCGATGTTAAATCTTTAACCATTGTACCTAATGTGCAGGCCAAGTTTTTAACGGAAAGCAATATCAGTATTCTTGATTACATTGATCAGGATACCCAGCTTTGGTTTAAAGACGTAGAGTTTACTTTAGACATTGTTAAAGCAGGATATAAAAAAGCTGTCGAACTTTGGAAAGCTTTGCCAGCGGCAGATAAAACCCAAAACCCAGAGTGGATCGACCCTAAGTTTGCTTTTAGCGACGAGAAATTATTGGGCGATCACCTTCAGGATTTCCCATTAGTAGAATTCGGCAAACAGTTTTTTTATAAAACTGATAATCGTTTCGAGTTTGAAACCAAACCCCAGCCATCCTTCAATAAAGATTTCAACCTGCTCATTCATAACCTAAAGGAGAATGAAAAAGCGGGGATTATCAATTTTATTTTTACCGATTCGCCAAAGCAGATCGAACGTTTATATGCCATTTTAGAGGATATTGATAAAACGGCCAAGTTTACACCAATCAATAGCATGCTGCGCGAGGGATTTGTTGATCCGCAGATCCAGACGGCATTTTACACCGATCACCAGATTTTCGACCGATATTATAAATACAAGCTAAAAAAAGGCTACCAGAAAAGTCAGGCCATTACTTTAAAAGATTTAAGGGAGCTTAAATCCGGCGATTATGTTACCCATATTGATCACGGAATCGGCAAATACGCAGGGCTCGAAAAGGTTGAGGTAAATGGCAAAACTCAGGAAATGATCCGCTTAATTTATGCCGATAACGACCTGCTTTATGTAAACATCAACTCCTTAAACCGCATTGCCAAATACAGCGGCAAGGAAAGCGGTGTACCCAAAATGAATAAACTGGGTACGGATGCCTGGGACAAGCTAAAAAAAACTACTAAAAAAAAAGTTAAAGATATCGCCCGGGATTTGATTAAGCTTTACGCTTTGCGCAAAACCCAGGCCGGAACGGCATTTTCTCCGGATAGCTATTTACAAACTGAACTGGAAGCTTCTTTTATTTACGAAGATACCCCCGATCAGTTAAAGGCAACTCAGGATGTGAAAAAAGACATGGAATCGCCACATCCAATGGACCGTTTGGTTTGCGGTGATGTAGGCTTCGGAAAAACGGAGATCGCCGTACGCGCAGCATTTAAAGCGGTAGCAGAGGGCAAACAGGCAGCGATATTGGTGCCGACTACCATTTTAGCCCTACAGCATTTTAAAACCTTTTCTTCACGTTTAAAAGATTTTCCGGTTACGGTTGATTACATTAACCGCTTCAAAACCAGTAAACAGATTAAAGATACTTTGGCTGAAGCAGCAGCAGGTAAAGTTGATATTTTAATCGGAACACATCGTTTACTGAGCAAGGATGTAAAGTTTAAAGATCTCGGCATCATGATTATTGATGAAGAGCAAAAATTTGGCGTTACAGCAAAAGAGCGTTTAAAAGCAGTACGTGTAAATGTTGATACCTTAACACTAACCGCAACACCGATTCCGAGGACATTGCATTTCTCTTTGATGGGGGCAAGGGATTTATCGATCATCAGCACACCGCCACCAAATAGGCAACCAGTAAGTACCGAATTGCATGTTTTTAATGATAAATTGATCCAGGAGGCTGTTCAGTTCGAATTAGACCGTGGCGGACAGGTATTTTTTATCCATAACCGGGTAAACGACCTGATGCAGTTGGGTGGAATGATTCAAAAACTGGTTCCAAAAGCAAGGATCGGTATCGCGCACGGGCAGTTAGACGGCGATCAACTGGAAGATGTAATGCTCGATTTCATCAATGGAGAAAAAGATGTTTTAGTAGCCACAACTATTATAGAAGCAGGTTTAGATATTCCGAACGCCAATACCATCATCATTAACCATGCGCACATGTTTGGTTTAAGCGATCTGCACCAGATGCGTGGCAGGGTTGGCCGAAGCAATAAAAAAGCTTTCTGTTATTTACTCTCACCACCTTTATCTACTTTAACCTCCGAAGCCCGTAAGCGTTTAAGCGCTATCGAAGAGTTTTCTGATCTTGGCAGTGGTTTTAATGTGGCCATGCGCGATTTAGATATCCGTGGAAGTGGTAATTTACTGGGTGCAGAGCAAAGTGGTTTCATTGCCGAAATCGGTTTTGAAATGTATCATAAAATATTAGACGAAGCCATTCAGGAGTTAAAAGAGGCTGAGTTTAAAGGGCTCTTCGAAAACGAACCAGCCCGTCCGTTTGTGGGCTTTACGCAGGTAGATACCGATCTGGAATTATATATTCCGGATGCTTACATTACCAATATTACTGAGCGTTACAATTTATATACCGAGCTCTCTAAACTCGATAACGAAGGCGAATTGGCCATTTTTGAAAAACACCTTGCCGATCGTTTCGGACCGGTTCCTCCACAGGTAAAAACCATGCTCAGCGTGGTGCGTTTACAATGGCTGGGCAAAAAATTAGGTTTTGAGAAAATTAGCTTTAAGAAAAACAGTTTACGAGGATATTTCTTAAGCGATAAACAATCGGCATATTTCGATTCGAATACCTTTACCAAGATTTTAACTTTTGCGCAGAACCACCCACGTATGTGTAATTTAAAAGAGATAAAAAATACCTTAAGGATTGCTTTTGACAATGTAAAAACCGTTGAGGAAGCAATAGAAACTTTAGAATTAATTGATTAA
- a CDS encoding DsbA family oxidoreductase has protein sequence MKVEIWSDVMCPFCYIGKRHFEQAIEKLPFKNEIEIDWKSFQLNPEYHNTNNETVYDYLSRSKGMPVEQAKQMTKQVVDMAANAGLSIDFDTNIPANTFNAHRLIHLAAKHNLQDLAEEKLFEAHFVNSKNIGETDVLVDLAVEIGLDKDEAVAVLNSDQFAEAVRYDIYESQNLGIRGVPYFVMDRKYGVSGAQPVQAFTDALTQSFAEWKETQPKPHLPH, from the coding sequence ATGAAAGTAGAAATCTGGTCGGACGTAATGTGTCCGTTTTGCTATATCGGGAAAAGACATTTTGAGCAGGCAATTGAAAAATTGCCCTTCAAAAATGAAATTGAAATAGATTGGAAGAGTTTTCAGCTCAATCCGGAGTATCACAATACCAATAATGAAACAGTATACGATTACCTTTCGAGAAGTAAAGGAATGCCGGTTGAGCAAGCCAAACAGATGACAAAGCAGGTGGTTGATATGGCGGCGAATGCAGGCTTAAGCATCGATTTCGATACCAATATCCCTGCTAATACTTTTAACGCACACCGTTTAATCCATTTAGCTGCCAAACATAATCTTCAGGATTTAGCCGAAGAAAAATTATTTGAAGCCCATTTTGTTAATAGTAAAAATATTGGCGAAACGGATGTCTTAGTTGATCTTGCAGTTGAAATTGGCTTGGATAAGGATGAAGCTGTAGCAGTTTTAAATAGTGATCAATTTGCTGAAGCCGTGCGCTACGATATTTATGAAAGCCAGAATTTAGGCATCCGTGGCGTACCTTATTTTGTAATGGACCGCAAATATGGCGTTTCGGGCGCTCAGCCAGTTCAGGCTTTCACAGATGCGCTTACCCAAAGTTTTGCCGAGTGGAAAGAAACTCAGCCTAAACCACACTTACCTCATTAA
- a CDS encoding Nif3-like dinuclear metal center hexameric protein, whose product MKLAEITNYLESIAPLNYQEDYDNSGLIVGDPNMEIRAALVALDCVEKIVDEAISTGCNLIITHHPIVFKGLKKLNGKNYVERVVLKAIKNNIALYAIHTNLDSIHTGVNARICERLGLTGTKVLSPKAGLLKKLVTYCPQAQAEQLRSALFYAGAGNIGNYSECSFNADGFGTFKGNEDSDPFVGEKGIRHRESEVRIEMVYPTQAERKILVALFENHPYEEVAYDIYKLENKHQLVGSGMVGWLEYDMDGYDFLHLVKDRMQAKVVRHTDVIGKRIKKVAVCGGSGSFLLKEAIAAGADAFITADFKYHEFFDAEEKLIIADIGHFETEQFTSNLLLEIIQKKFTNFAIRLTEQNTNPINYLF is encoded by the coding sequence ATGAAATTAGCTGAAATTACCAATTATTTAGAAAGCATTGCACCACTTAATTACCAGGAAGATTATGATAACTCGGGTTTAATTGTGGGCGATCCGAATATGGAAATCCGTGCTGCTCTGGTGGCTTTAGATTGCGTGGAGAAAATTGTAGATGAAGCCATTTCTACGGGCTGTAACCTTATTATTACCCATCATCCTATTGTTTTTAAAGGACTAAAAAAGCTGAACGGCAAGAATTATGTGGAGCGTGTAGTGTTAAAAGCCATTAAAAACAACATCGCACTTTATGCCATTCATACCAATTTAGACAGCATCCATACGGGAGTAAATGCGAGGATCTGTGAACGTTTGGGTTTAACAGGTACCAAAGTGCTTTCGCCAAAAGCCGGACTGTTAAAAAAACTGGTTACTTATTGTCCGCAGGCACAGGCCGAGCAATTGCGGTCGGCATTGTTTTACGCCGGAGCGGGGAATATTGGCAATTATAGCGAATGCAGTTTCAATGCCGACGGTTTTGGCACATTTAAGGGTAATGAAGATTCAGACCCTTTTGTGGGTGAAAAAGGTATCCGTCATCGTGAAAGCGAAGTACGGATCGAAATGGTGTACCCTACCCAGGCCGAGCGCAAAATTTTGGTTGCTCTGTTCGAAAACCACCCTTATGAAGAAGTAGCTTACGATATTTATAAACTCGAAAACAAACACCAGCTGGTTGGTTCGGGCATGGTGGGCTGGCTGGAATATGATATGGATGGTTACGACTTCTTACATCTGGTAAAAGACAGGATGCAGGCTAAAGTGGTTCGGCATACCGACGTAATTGGCAAAAGGATTAAAAAAGTTGCGGTTTGTGGGGGTTCGGGAAGTTTCCTTTTAAAAGAGGCCATTGCTGCTGGTGCGGATGCTTTTATTACTGCAGATTTCAAATATCACGAGTTTTTTGATGCAGAGGAAAAATTGATCATTGCCGACATCGGACACTTTGAAACTGAACAATTTACCTCAAATTTATTGCTTGAAATTATTCAGAAAAAATTTACTAACTTTGCAATCCGTTTAACGGAGCAAAATACAAACCCCATAAATTACTTGTTTTAA
- a CDS encoding DUF2752 domain-containing protein translates to MKYIKSFPLELFFWLTALILLATANGHEHHFTLCPLANLGFKDWCPGCGIGRSISHILHGEFTESFSEHWFGFPALLIIVYRIYILIKNKKRFKISTTNT, encoded by the coding sequence ATGAAGTACATTAAAAGCTTTCCACTAGAACTTTTTTTCTGGTTAACAGCTTTAATATTACTGGCAACAGCGAATGGCCACGAGCATCATTTTACACTTTGTCCTTTAGCCAATTTGGGTTTTAAGGATTGGTGTCCGGGATGTGGTATAGGCAGGTCGATCAGTCATATTTTACATGGCGAGTTTACCGAAAGCTTTTCCGAACATTGGTTTGGGTTTCCGGCACTTTTAATCATCGTTTATAGAATTTATATATTGATAAAAAATAAAAAAAGATTTAAAATTTCAACCACTAATACATAG
- a CDS encoding zinc ribbon domain-containing protein: MEQTVEQKLKALYELQNIHTKIDKIRQVRGELPMEVADLEDDVLGLETRIAKIKGELDDLEDSIVTRKNTIKDAQAAIKRYDTQLKEVKNNREYDALTKEIEIQGLDIQVSEKKIKEHGFEITSKTEIYEAAKAELDGRKKDLEIKKGELDVITAETEKEEQDLQKKADKAEPQIEERLLVAYKRLRKNAVNGLAVVTIDRDSCSGCFNQIPPQRQLDIRQRKKIIVCEHCGRILVDEALTHEVAEG, from the coding sequence ATGGAACAAACCGTAGAACAAAAGCTAAAGGCTTTATACGAATTACAAAATATCCACACAAAAATTGATAAGATCCGCCAGGTACGTGGTGAATTACCAATGGAAGTTGCCGATCTTGAGGATGACGTTTTAGGATTAGAAACTAGAATTGCAAAAATCAAAGGTGAACTTGATGATCTTGAGGATTCAATCGTAACCCGTAAAAATACAATTAAAGATGCGCAAGCTGCCATCAAAAGATACGATACTCAATTAAAAGAAGTTAAAAACAACCGTGAATACGATGCTTTAACTAAAGAAATTGAGATTCAAGGTTTAGATATTCAGGTTTCTGAAAAGAAAATTAAAGAACACGGTTTCGAAATCACTTCTAAAACTGAAATTTATGAAGCTGCAAAAGCTGAATTAGATGGCAGAAAGAAAGATTTAGAAATTAAAAAAGGCGAATTGGATGTAATTACTGCAGAAACTGAAAAAGAAGAGCAGGATTTACAAAAGAAAGCTGATAAAGCTGAGCCTCAGATCGAAGAGCGTTTATTGGTTGCTTACAAACGTTTACGCAAAAATGCGGTAAATGGTTTAGCGGTAGTAACCATCGATCGCGATTCATGCTCAGGTTGTTTTAACCAGATTCCACCTCAACGTCAGTTAGATATCCGTCAACGTAAAAAAATTATCGTTTGCGAACACTGTGGTCGTATTTTGGTTGATGAGGCTTTAACCCACGAAGTAGCCGAAGGTTAA
- a CDS encoding tetratricopeptide repeat protein, with product MNKSFRFFVTSALLLSPLFSLANFDFNNNCLNAYKSIFELKLGNARAYISTEKKQHPHNSIIPLLENYVDYFTILTSESKADFDRLKGNKSSRLDQVSDDDKNSPYYLYAQAEINLQWALIRGRFGEYFNAAMEVKRANSLLQENNKKFPNFHLNLKGLGLINAVLGNLPDGALKTALSTFGIKGNLQSGLNMFEKLADNLPKSSYEPFYEEVVFYYAYVLTDVAHSPLAYAKTMKYTERIADTSLLKSYLQSYVCIKNSHSDEAIAILAKRPEGGVYQPFPYLDYLEGIAHLNKLDLNAGTYFNRFLQATKGVNFVKDAYLHLGWISLLKGDKAGYTAFAAKAVNNGYTYMEKDKQAKSEAASGTPTIDLLKSRLLFDGGYLSRALQILDDKKETDYTNSKDKTELNYRLGRIYDDLGKDDQALAAYQQTVNEGKNLKYYFAANAAVQMGKVYERRKNIVKAKEAFNTAIAMKNHEFESSIESQAKAGLKRLAN from the coding sequence ATGAATAAAAGCTTCCGTTTTTTTGTAACCTCTGCCCTGCTCCTCTCCCCTTTGTTTTCACTTGCAAACTTCGATTTTAACAACAATTGCCTAAATGCTTATAAAAGCATTTTCGAACTAAAACTCGGTAATGCAAGGGCATATATTTCGACCGAAAAGAAACAGCATCCCCATAATTCTATTATTCCGCTTCTCGAAAATTACGTCGATTATTTTACCATACTTACCTCAGAAAGCAAGGCTGATTTTGACCGTTTAAAAGGAAATAAATCATCCCGGTTGGATCAGGTCAGTGATGACGATAAAAATTCGCCTTATTACCTGTATGCCCAGGCGGAGATCAATTTACAATGGGCGCTCATCCGTGGCCGTTTTGGAGAGTATTTTAACGCGGCTATGGAGGTTAAAAGAGCGAATAGTCTTTTACAGGAAAATAATAAAAAGTTCCCGAATTTTCACCTTAATTTAAAAGGTTTAGGACTGATTAATGCTGTTTTGGGCAATTTACCCGATGGCGCCTTAAAAACTGCGCTCTCAACCTTTGGCATTAAAGGGAATCTGCAAAGCGGATTAAACATGTTCGAAAAACTGGCCGATAACCTGCCAAAGTCATCTTATGAGCCTTTTTACGAGGAAGTGGTGTTTTATTATGCTTATGTATTAACCGATGTTGCACATAGTCCTTTGGCGTATGCCAAAACAATGAAATATACCGAAAGGATTGCAGATACGAGTTTGCTTAAAAGTTACCTGCAAAGTTATGTGTGCATTAAAAATTCGCATAGCGATGAAGCCATAGCCATTTTAGCCAAGCGCCCGGAAGGAGGCGTTTATCAGCCTTTTCCTTACCTGGATTACCTGGAAGGAATTGCACACCTAAATAAACTCGACCTTAATGCCGGCACTTATTTTAACCGGTTTTTACAGGCTACAAAAGGTGTAAATTTTGTAAAGGACGCTTATCTCCATTTGGGCTGGATCTCACTGTTGAAAGGAGATAAAGCTGGTTATACGGCATTTGCAGCTAAAGCAGTTAATAACGGGTATACCTATATGGAAAAAGATAAGCAGGCGAAATCCGAAGCTGCTTCAGGAACGCCAACAATTGACCTGTTAAAATCCCGGTTACTGTTTGATGGTGGCTATTTAAGCAGGGCCTTGCAGATACTTGATGATAAGAAAGAAACAGATTACACTAACAGTAAAGACAAAACAGAGCTAAATTACCGCTTGGGTAGAATTTATGATGATTTAGGAAAAGATGATCAGGCATTAGCAGCTTATCAGCAGACCGTAAATGAAGGTAAAAACCTAAAATATTATTTTGCTGCAAATGCTGCGGTGCAAATGGGTAAGGTTTATGAAAGAAGGAAAAATATTGTGAAAGCAAAAGAGGCTTTCAATACTGCCATTGCCATGAAAAATCATGAATTTGAAAGTAGTATTGAAAGCCAGGCTAAGGCCGGTTTAAAACGGCTAGCCAATTAG
- a CDS encoding 3-oxoacyl-ACP synthase III family protein, producing the protein MSKVINTVIAGTGSYIPKNIISGNEFLNSTFFENGTQLEKENSEIIHKFSEITEIVERRYACPEQLSNHIGAKAAEKAIENAGIDKETLDYIIFCHNFGDIPLNSNRSDILPSLASKVKQQLGIDNPDCVAYDLIFGCPGWVQGAIQADYYIKSGDAKRVMVIGAETLSRIIDPHDRDSMIFSDGAGAVIFEAEESAEKKGILAHKTETHAVNYGNLLTMGRSSHPDENNGNLYLKMNGRKLYEFAVVQVPQVIKKAIDKAGLSVEDINIVFVHQANGKMDTAIMKRLFKLYGKDTVPENLVPMTISWLGNSSVATVPTLLDLVLKEQVEGYKVKAGDVAVFASVGAGMHINAFIHRF; encoded by the coding sequence ATGAGCAAAGTGATAAATACGGTAATTGCCGGTACAGGAAGTTACATTCCAAAGAATATTATTTCCGGTAACGAATTTTTGAATTCTACATTTTTTGAGAATGGAACCCAATTGGAAAAAGAGAACTCAGAGATTATTCATAAATTCTCTGAAATTACCGAAATTGTAGAAAGGCGTTATGCTTGCCCTGAGCAATTAAGTAACCATATTGGTGCTAAGGCTGCTGAAAAAGCCATAGAAAATGCAGGTATTGATAAAGAAACTTTAGATTACATTATCTTCTGCCATAACTTCGGCGATATTCCCTTAAACAGTAACCGAAGTGATATTTTACCATCACTGGCCTCAAAAGTTAAGCAACAACTGGGTATCGATAATCCTGATTGTGTAGCTTACGACCTTATTTTCGGTTGTCCGGGATGGGTTCAGGGTGCCATACAAGCCGATTATTATATTAAAAGTGGCGATGCCAAACGGGTAATGGTAATTGGTGCTGAAACCCTGAGCCGTATTATTGATCCTCACGACAGAGATAGTATGATTTTCTCTGATGGAGCAGGAGCAGTGATTTTCGAAGCAGAGGAATCAGCAGAGAAAAAAGGAATATTGGCCCATAAAACAGAAACGCATGCTGTAAACTATGGCAATCTTTTAACCATGGGCAGGAGTTCTCATCCAGATGAAAACAATGGAAACCTCTACTTAAAAATGAACGGACGTAAACTTTATGAGTTTGCAGTAGTTCAGGTACCTCAGGTAATTAAAAAAGCCATTGATAAAGCTGGGCTGAGTGTAGAAGACATCAATATTGTATTTGTACACCAGGCCAATGGTAAAATGGATACAGCCATCATGAAACGCTTATTTAAGCTTTATGGTAAAGATACTGTACCAGAGAATTTAGTACCCATGACCATTTCATGGTTAGGGAACAGTTCGGTTGCCACCGTACCAACCTTATTAGACCTTGTTTTAAAAGAGCAGGTTGAAGGTTATAAAGTTAAGGCCGGCGATGTAGCTGTTTTTGCTTCAGTAGGAGCAGGAATGCACATTAACGCTTTTATACACCGCTTCTAA
- a CDS encoding TM2 domain-containing protein encodes MDIFQSPLMSLPGITPEEYSYLQQATTGLTEEQLRNFLMVYSSKRKNPSDMLIFCLIGLFAVPGLQRFIIGQIGMGILYLLTAGLCFIGSIIDVVNHKTLAFEHNQKMVFESLQMVRMGGFQ; translated from the coding sequence ATGGATATATTTCAATCACCTCTAATGTCGTTACCAGGTATAACACCAGAGGAATACTCATATTTACAACAAGCAACAACCGGTTTAACTGAAGAGCAGTTGCGTAATTTCTTGATGGTTTACAGCAGTAAAAGGAAAAACCCGTCAGATATGTTGATTTTCTGCTTAATCGGACTGTTTGCTGTTCCAGGCTTGCAAAGGTTTATCATTGGCCAGATTGGCATGGGTATTTTATACCTTTTAACTGCTGGTTTATGTTTTATCGGATCGATTATCGATGTAGTAAACCACAAAACACTTGCTTTTGAGCACAACCAGAAAATGGTTTTCGAAAGCTTACAGATGGTAAGAATGGGTGGTTTTCAATAA
- a CDS encoding DUF3820 family protein has translation MLDPTLLLDLVKMQMPYGKYKGYLICNIPESYLLWYKDKGFPKGKLGDLMATMFEIRVNGLEYLLTPLKNQNR, from the coding sequence ATGTTAGACCCAACCTTATTACTCGATTTAGTGAAAATGCAAATGCCTTATGGAAAGTATAAAGGTTACCTGATCTGCAATATCCCTGAAAGTTATTTGCTGTGGTATAAGGATAAGGGTTTCCCAAAGGGTAAATTGGGCGATTTAATGGCTACTATGTTCGAAATTCGGGTGAATGGTTTGGAGTATTTATTAACTCCGTTGAAGAATCAAAATCGGTAG